DNA from Acidobacteriota bacterium:
CCGACCTCAGGGCCAAAGATGAAAAGGCATTCACCGCCATCGCCCACAACATCCGCGAGGACGGGGCCTACGTCGAGGCGGGGGAGAACGACAACCTGATCGTGCAGAAGCTCCAGGCTAACGCGAACGCCCTGGGGATCTTCGGGTTCAGCTTCCTGGACCAGAACAGCGACAAGCTCCAGGGATCGTTCGTCGACGGCGTCCAGCCGACGTTCGAGGCGATCGCCGCCGGCAGCTACGGGCTTTCGCGCCCCCTCTACTTCTACGTGAAGAAGGCGCACGTCGCCGTGATCCCGGGGATGAAGGAATACCTCGCGGAGTTCACGAGCGAAAAGGCCTGGGGGCCCGATGGCTACTTGTCCGACAAGGGGCTGATCCCGATGCCGGACGCCGAGAGGAAGGCCGTGGCCAGGGCGGTGAAAGAGTTGACGCCCATTCAGTTCAAGTGATACGCGGTGGGGAGAACCATGTCGCAGAGTGAAAGCGGCGCGGCTCCGGTCCTGGCGGCCGGGGCCCGCCGCATCGGCAGGGAAGATCGGAGGACGGTCGGGTCCCCCCTGGTCGCGGATCCGCGAATGACGTGCCGCGACGTCGACGTCCACTATGCGGAGAAGCATGCCGTCCGCGGGGTTTCGCTCGACATCGCCAAGAACGAGGTCCTCGCCCTGATCGGGCCCTCGGGCTGCGGCAAGTCGACCTTCATCCGCTGCCTGAACCGGATGAACGACCCGATCGAGGGGTGCCGGGTGACGGGCGACATCCGGCTCGACGGCGCGGACATCTACGACAGAAGCGTGGACGTGGTCCCTCTGCGGGCGCAGGTGGGGATGGTGTTCCAGAAGCCGAACCCCTTCCCGAAATCGATCTGGCACAACGTGGCCTACGGGCCGAAGATCCACGGCCTGGCCCGGGACCGATGCGAACTGGACGGGATCGTCGAGCGCTCGCTCCGGCGGTCGGGGCTCTGGGAAGAGGTGAAGGACCGGCTCGGTCAGCCGGGGACGGCCCTTTCGGGGGGGCAGCAGCAGCGGCTCTGCATCGCGCGCGCCCTGGCCGTGGAGCCCGAGATCATCCTGATGGACGAGCCCTGCTCGGCCCTCGACCCGATCGCCACCGCCCACATCGAGAACCTGATCGACGAGCTGCGGGCCAGTTACTCCATCGTCATCGTGACCCACTCGATGCAGCAGGCTTCGCGGGTGTCCCAGCGCACGGCCTATTTTCATCTCGGGGACCTGATCGAGGTGGGGCGGACCGAAATCGTCTTCACCAACCCGCTCCACCCGCTGACGGAGGACTACATCACCGGCCGCTTCGGCTAGCCCGGCAAGGTCCCGGGAGCTCCCGGTGACCAATCCTGGACATCCACCAATCGGAGATGAAATCCTGGACATCCACCCATTGCCTCAAAGGACCGCAATCCTGGACATCCACACTTTCACCCAATCAGCGGATGTCCAGGATTTGCCCAGGATTTGTTCCTTGGGTTTGGAAGGGGCACCAAATGGTGGATGTCCACGATAGAGGAATGTGGAAATGGTGGGTGTCCAGGATTTGAGTTGGACGGGGGCGGGAGGGGCCGGCAATGCTGGGGGGGGAGGATCATGCATATGGAACATACCGTAAAAACCTATGAGGCGGAAATCAGGGAGCTCAACGCAGCGGTTCTGGAGATGGCTCGACGCACCAAGGGGCAGCTCGAGACGGCCGTGGGTGTGATCGAGTCGGGGGACGCGGGCCTGGCCGCGAGACTGGTTTCGGAAGACCAGGGGGTCGATGAGCTCGAGATGGAGGTGGATGCCCTCACCGTCAGGCTCCTGGCCACGCGCCAGCCCATGGCCACAGACCTGCGCATGACGGTGTCGGTGCTGAGAATCGCCGCCGAACTGGAGCGGATCGCCGATTATGCCGCGGGGATGGGGAAGCTGGTGCATTGCCTCGACGGCGAGACACCGGTCGAGCTGATCCGCTTGCTTCGCGGGATGCTTGATATCGCCCTCGGCATGCTTTCGGAGCTGGTTGTCGCCTACCAGGAACTCGATTCCGGACTCGCCGTCGCCGTCTGGCGCCGCGACGAGGGGATCGACCGGCTCTATGGCGACTTTCTCAACCAGTTGCAGCTTTTCATGAGCCGATCCCCCGACCGCGTCCCGAGTGGCACCGGCCTCCTGCTGATGGGGCGCCACTCGGAACGGATCGGGGATCACCTGACCAATATCGCTGAAAATATCTACTTCATCGCCACGGGCGAGAACCTCCTGCGTCCGGCTAGCGAACCTTGATCCTCCAGGCGGCGATGAGGCCGACGATGCAGATGGGGATCATCCAGTAGCCCGCGGTCGCCCACCCCTGGGCTTCCTGGATCCGGCTGAAGAGGCTGGGGCCGATGTACATCCCTATATTCTGGCCCAGGGCGGCCACCGACATTCCGATCCCGATGAAGGCGGGCTTCGTGGCCACCTCGGGCACCGAGGCGAGCAGGATCGGGGCGACCGGACCCCCCACGATCCCGAACAGGAGCATGTAGACGGGGATCATCCACCCGGTGACCGTGAAGGGCATCAGGAAGGTCAGGGTCATCAGGATGAAGCAGGCCACGACGATCCCCTTGCGCTTCCCCATTCGGTCGGAGAGATGGCCCCCCGCCGGTCCGGAGAAGATGGAGGCCAGCATGATGAAAGCGGTCACGAAAGAGGCGTTCATCATGAATCCCTGATCAAACGTAATCGAGTAGCCGCGCTCCAACTCGAGAAACGCCGGGAGGAAGGAGCACATCGCCATGACGACGAGGTTGTAGACGCCGAAAGCGATGCTGATCATCCAGAAGTTGACGTTGGCCATTCCTTTTAGCAGGCTGGGGGATTCCGGTTCCCCGGCGGTCGGCGGAGGGAGCGGGGCTTCCCGCATCTCCTCTTTCTTTGGGAGGCGGAAGAGGATGGCGAACAGGACGAAGGCAACGGCCGAGAAGATGGCGCCCGCCCACCAGACGGCGCGCCAGCCCTGTGCCACGGCCAGCGACGGAGCGAGGACCAGGGTGGCGATGTTGCCGATTCCCACACTGCTGGCCCAGAGCCCCGTGGGGAGGGCACGTTTTTCGGCGGGGAACCAGAGGCTGATGGCCAGGGGCGCGGCCACCATGATCAAGCCCATCCCCACCCCTTCAATGAACCGGCCGACGAAGAGCATCCGGGCGGTGTCGGCCATGGCGCCGAAGGCGGCTCCGATGGTGACGCTCCCGACCGCGAACAGCCCCGTCAGCTTGATCCCGAACCTTTTCAGAATGAATCCGGCGGGGATGGCGAGCACGAAGCCCATGATCGAAAAGATGGACATCAGGTCGCCCGACTGGCTCATGCTCAGGTTGAACGCCTTCTGGATCGTCGTCATCACCGGCGGCAGCTTGAACAGGTTCAGCGGCGCCGCCAGCGTCGCCATGTAGAGGGCAAACAGGACCACCCAGGCGTAGGCGGGCGCCTTGACGGGAGTCGATATCGCGGCATGTTTCTGGCTCATCAGAGTCTCCTCCTGCTAGCGAATGCACGGCGCATTCTCCAGAGATATCACTACTTATGGTCGGATCGGATAACGCCCCGATCATAGTCCAAAAAATCCTGGACATCCACCATTTTGAATCCTGGACACCCACGTATTCGCCGAAACCTGGACACCCACCCATCTGCGGAATCCTGGACATCCACCGGAAGAGAGCCGGGGACGCAAATGGTGGATGTCCAGGATTCAGTGTCCGGGATTCGGTTGCGTTTTCGGCTGACCGGCCGTGGCTCAGACAATCCTGGACATCTACCAAAGGCCCGTTTTGGGCTTAAATGATGGATGTCCACCAGCTTGGCGAGGATGTCGGCGCTCTGGCCGCTGTTTTCAGGACCTGAACGATTTCCGGGCCGAACGGACGCCGTGGACCCAGCGCTTGCCGATCCGGTCGGCGTAACTGCGGAGGCTGGGTTCGGATCCCACGGCCTGGCCAAACCTCGATTCGTAGCTGCAGATGGTGTCGACCCACTCGTCCGGCTTGATGCCGACACGCTCCAGGATCGGTCGCATTGCTGATGGGATGGAACCGCGCTTGTCCGGATGCAGCATGCGCCCCATCTCGTCCACCAACTCGATATATTCGGTTTCGGTCATGTTCAGGATCCCCCGGCGCAGGGGATTCGAGGCGATCGGGCAGAGGTAGCTGGACCCATCGTCGAGGAGGCCGGGCGATCCCGTCGGTCCCATCCCTAGCTTCATGCGGCGGATGCGCTCCTGCACTCCGGTGAAGTCGCTGGCTTCGGGGGTCGAAGCTATTCCCGCGCGAATGGGATTCAGATCGACATACACCATGCAGGAAATGATGGCGCCTTCGTCAAGCAGCGGGTGGCATTCATAGCGCGATTCCCAGAACCTCCCCCTGGTGCCGTCCTCCGCGTTGGCCGCGCGCGAGATAGGTTCGTTGTGATATTTCATGAACCAGCTGAGGTCGCAAAGCCTCATGCGCAACTCCTCGATCCGTTCAGGCCAGGACAGCAGGAACGCTCTCGCGGTATCCATGCCCTCGGCACCCGCCGCCTTGCCCCTGGGGGGGGCGAGCGTCAGCCAGCGATCGGCCACCTCGTCTCTGGTCCAGCCGGCCACGATATCGGGGCGTGTGCGCAGGACATTGTGTTGGTGCGTATGCAGGACTGCATGGTTGCAGACATCGACCGCGAAAATGCCGGCGAGATAGCGCAACCGGTTGACGATCCACTCCCTGCGGTGAGACAGGTCACGGTTGGTCACCCTGTCCCGTCCGCACAGGTACGCCTGGCGCACGCACCGGGTGGTGCAGTGATACACTCCTTCCTCCCCTTTTTTGACATACAGGCTTCTTGCCAATCCCATAGTTCGCTCCTTTCAAAGTAACTAATGAAGCTCCGGCAGAATGAGCAAGAAAAAGTTCATGAAATCGTGGACATCCACTCTTTTGCCAAAATGAAACATCTGCCTGGGGATCGGGGTTGCCCACCGATTGGATGCTTCCGGATTGCCAAATCGATAGGTGTCCAGGATTTGTCGGTGGGTGTTTCCCGAGATAGTGGATGTCCAGGATTTGAGAGATTGTGGACATTCACAAAATGTGCTGAAATGGGGACACCCGCAAATTTTAAACGCAGAGCAATAGGTGGATATCCCGAACTGTCGGAGTCAGGGATCCAAAAAAGGGGAGTAAACATGAAATCGGGACGGATCGTCTTTTTCCTTTTCAGCCTCGTTTTCGCTGCGGCGCCGCTGTCGGCCTATGAAGCCATCACCGGCCCCACGGGGGTCCTCCTTTATGATAGGGTCGGGGCCTACGACGGCTATACCCTCTTTTCGCCGATGGGGGGGAAGACGGTATACCTCATAGACATGGAGGGATACGCGGTGCATTCCTGGAAAACGGATTACGCCCCGGGGAGCTATGCGGTTCTGCTCGAGAACGGAAACCTGCTGCGCGGGGGGATCCTCGAGGGCGCACCGGTCCCTTTCGGCGGTGCGGGGGGGATCGTGCAGGAGATTGACTGGAATGGTGAGGTCATCTGGGAATACCGGCTGATGACCGAGGATGCCGTGCAGCACCACACCTTCGACCGCATGCCGAACGGCAACACCCTGATCCTTGCCTGGGAGCGGCGAAGCGTCGACGCTTTCCTCGAAAAGGGGCGCGATCCCAAAAAAATTCCCGTGGCGGGGCCGGGCGCGAATGGAAAGATCACCGCCGATTTCTGGGTCGATTTCGTGCGTGAAGTGAACCCGGCCGGGGAGACGGTCTGGGAGTGGCACGTGTGGGATCACGTGGGGACGGGACCCTTCAGGTTTGACATCAACTACGCAATTCCCGACACCATGGCGGGTGCCGCCGGTTCCTATGACTGGACCCACTTCAATTCGGTGCAGTACCTTCCCGAAACCGACCAGTTGCTGCTGAATTCACGCAATTTCAGCGAGTTCTACCTCATCGACCGCAAAACCGGCCGGATGGTCTATCGCTGGGGAAACCCGAGTGCTTACGATCAGGGCAGGCCCCCGGGTTGGCTCGACAATGGCGACCAGAAGGTGTTCGGCAACCACAACGCCACCTCCCTGGGGAAGAACCGCTTCCTCCTTTTCGACAACGGCAGCGAGCGGCCGGAAGGGAACCGCTCGGCCGTCATGGAGGTGAACGCAGTGACCGGGGAGATCGAATGGGAGTACACCGCTCCGGTCTCCAACAGCTTCTACACCGCCCGGCAGGGAGCGGCCCAGCGCCTCCCGAACGGCAACACCCTGGTGACCTCCTCCAACCACGGGCACCTCTTCGAGGTCACGCGCGAAAAGAAAGTGGTCTGGGAGTACGTCAGCCCGGTCGTGGGAGCCGACGATATGCGCTGCTTCCTCGGCGGTGAAGGCCCCGCCTTCAACATGCTCCACCGCGCCTACCGTTACGGAAAGGATTATGCGGGGCTGAAGGGGAGGGACCTGAGTGCGCGCACCCCACTGGTAAAAGACTGCCCCGAATTTTTCAGGCTCTACCGGACCGACACGCCCCCTCCGGCCAAAGAGCCCCTCCCGAAGCCATAAATCCTGGACATCCACTCTTTGCCCTCCCGCTATCCGTGGATGTCCAGGATTTAGATGGGAAGCCCTAATCAATCCTGGACATCCAATTTTTGTATTCCTGCAATTGGTGGATGTCCAGGATTTATCACTGGGTTCTGGTGCGTATCCGAAAAAAATTTTGCTCGCCGGGCAAACCCATGTATTCTTACAACCTTTATTTACTTGCTTTTGCCCCTTTTGCGCCGGAAACATAATTCCATGGAAACCGCGGGTGTCGTCAACGAAACGGAATACGTCCCGGGCGCCTGGCGCCAGGAGATCCTGCGACGGCGCACTTTCGCCATCATCTCCCACCCCGATGCGGGGAAAACGACACTGACCGAGAAGCTGCTGCTCTTTGCCGGAGCCATCGACCGGGCCGGGTCGGTCCGCCCCAAGAAGCAGCGCAAGGCCGCCACATCCGACTGGATGGCGATGGAGCAGGCGCGCGGGATCAGCATCACCTCGACCGTGCTGCAGTTCGAGTATGAGGGGCGCCTGCTGAACCTCCTCGACACCCCGGGGCACCAGGACTTCAGTGAGGATACCTACCGGACACTGACGGCCGTTGACTGCGCCGTCATGGTGCTTGACGCGGCCAAGGGAATCGAGCCGCAGACGCTGAAGCTGTTCGAGGTCTGCCGCCTGCGGCGCATCCCGATCCTCACCTTCATCAATAAGATGGACCAGCCGAGCCTTGAGCCGGTGGAGCTCTTCGACTCGATCGAGCGGGTGCTGGGGATCTCTGCGTGCCCGGTAAACTGGCCGGTGGGGCTGGGGGCCGATTTCCGAGGGGTGGCCGAACTCGAGTCGCGCCGCTTCATCCCCTATCTCCGCATGGGGGAGTACCGTTCCGGGGAGGAATTGGCGCTCGACAGCGAAGAATTTGTGCGGGACGCCGGCGCCGGCAATGTCCGGCAGCTCAAGGAAGACCTGGAACTTCTGGGCGGGGTGGTCGCCTCTTTCAACCGGGAGCGTTTTCTGAAAGGGGAGCAGACCCCGATCTTTTTCGGCAGCGCCCTGCACGATTTCGGAGTGGAAGTCTTTCTGGAGGCACTGGTGAAGCTGGCGCCCCCGCCCCAGGCGCGCGCGGGCCGGCAGGGGCCGGTGGATCCCCTCGAAGCCGGTTTTTCAGCCTTCGTCTTCAAGATCCAGGGGAACATGGACCCCAACCACCGGGACAACATGGCCTTTTTGCGCATCTGCTCCGGGCGCTTCGAGCGCGATATGCAGGTCTACAGCGCGCGCCTTGGCAAGAAGATCCGGATGACGCGGATGCACAGGCTGTTTGCCCGGGAGAGGGAGACGCTCGAAGAAGCCTTCGCAGGGGATGTGGTGGGTGTGGTCAACCCCGGTATGTTCGTGATCGGGGACACCCTGAGCGCGGAGCCGGGGGTCGAATACGGGGGAATCCCGAGCTTTCCACCGGAGCATTTCGCGGTGCTGCGGTGCCTTGACATGAGCCGCAACAAGCAGTTCCGCAAGGGGATCGCGCAGTTGGCCGAGGAGGGGGTGGCGCAGCTCTACCACGACCCCGAGGCCGCCCGCTGGGAACCGATCCTGGGCGCCGTGGGCAAGCTGCAGTTCGACGTGATGCAGTCCCGTCTGCTTCAGGAGTATGGGGTTACGACCACGGTCGATTTTCTGCCCTACGAGTGTGCCTGCTGGCCGCTGGGAAGTGCGGAGGCGCTGGCGCAGGTCCGCTGGCCGAGTTTCGGGTTCGCCCTCGTGCGCGATCATCAGGACCGTCTCGTCTGCCTCTTCCGCTCCCGCTGGGACATGGAGCATTTCACTCCCGACTACCCCGAAATCGCCTGGAGTGAGATGGGCTGAATCCTGGACATCCACTATTTGCTGACCTCAAATAGGTGGATGTCCAGAATCGTGTCCAGGATCCCCTCTTCCCAATCATGGACACCCACGGTTTGCTGACCGCGAATGGGTGGATGTCCACAAATGAGCTGAAGTGTGGATGTCCAGGATTGCGGCAATAGGTGGATGTCCACTATTTGCGGGAACGCCACCACTCGACGGAGCGGCGGATCCCCTCCTCCAGGCCTACGGTGGCTTTCCACCCGAGAAGCCGCTCCGCCTTGCCGGTGTCGGCCCAGGTGGCCATGATGTCCGCCTTGTGAAAGGGCTTGTGGTCGATCCGCGCCTTCTTCCCGGTGTACTTCTCGACCAGGCCGATCATCTCGTCCAGCCGGTGCGGCTCGCTCCCCCCGAGGTTGATCACCTCGAACCCGAGCGGGCGCAGCGCCCGCACCGTCCCCTCGGCGATGTCGTCGACATAGGTGAAGTCGCGGCTCTGCGACCCGTCGCCGAAGACCTCGAGCGGGGTCCCCTCCTCGATCCACTTGATGAAGCGGTAAACGCTCATGTCGGGCCGCCCCGATGGCCCGTACACGGTGAAATAGCGCACGACCGTAACGTCGATCCCGTATAAATAATGATACGAGTAGGACATCGCCTCCGCCGCCTTCTTGCTCGCGGCATAGGGGCTGATCGGGGTGTTGACCGCCAGGGTCTCCGAAAAGGGCATCTCCTGCCCGGCGTAGAGCGAGGACGTCGAGGCCAGCACGAACTTGCCGATCCCGCGCTTCCGGCAGAGATCCAGGAGGTTCAGCGTCCCCATCGCGTTGGTGCTCATGTAGATGAACGGGTTGTCCATGCTGTAGCGCACCCCGGCGCGCGCCGCCAGGTTGACGACCGCGTCGAAGCGGTATTCGGCTGCGAGCGCCTCGAGAGCCCCGAGATCCTCGATGTCCAACTTCCTGAAGGTGAACGCCCCGAACCGCGTCAGCGCCTCCACCCGTTCCTCCTTGAGCCGCACGTCGTAGTAGTCGTTCATGTTGTCGATTCCGACGACGGCGTCCCCGCGCTCGAGCAGCCGCTCGGCCGTCTTCGACCCGATGAAGCCCGCCGCCCCCGTGACCAGGTACGTTCCCATCTATTGCTCCCTCATTTCATAATTCCGCTCGATCCAGCGGCGATACTCCCCCGAGCGCACCTCGCGCACCCAGTCGGCGTTCCGGAGATACCAGTCGACCGTGCGCGCCAATCCCTCCTCGAAGGTCACCGACGGGCGCCAGCCGAGTTCCCGACCGATTTTCGCGCAGTCGATGGCGTAGCGCCGGTCGTGTCCGGGCCGGTCGCGCACGAACGTGATCGTCGCCCGGATTGCCTCCGCCTCCATCCCCGCCTTTTCGGCTACGATGTCGGCCAGGCGCTCGACCAGGCGGAGGTTCTCCCACTCGTTCCCGCCCCCCACGTTATATTTCTGTCCCGGCCTTCCCGCGCGCACGATGTCCCACACGGCGGCGGCGTGGTCCTCGACGTAGAGCCAGTCACGCACGTTGCGCCCGTCGCCGTATACCGGCAGCGGCCGCCTTTCGAGCATGTTCAGGATCATGAGGGGGATCAGCTTCTCGGGGAAGTGGTACGGCCCGTAATTGTTCGAGCAGTTCGACAGGGTCACCGGCAAACCGTAGGTGTGCCAGCAGGCCATGACGAGGTGGTCGCTCGCGGCCTTGGAGGCGCTGTAGGGGGAGCGGGGGTCGTAGGGGGTCTCCTCGGTGAAGTAGCCGGTCTCGTCGAGCGATCCGTAGACTTCATCGGTGCTGATGTGGTGAAAGCGCACACCTTCCCGGAATCCCTCGCCCGCGCCCCAGGCCGCCCGCGCCGCTTCGAGCAGGGTGAAGGTCCCCGTCACGTTGGTTCGGACGAAGGCCTCCGGCCCCACGATCGATCGATCGACGTGGCTTTCGGCCGCGAAGTGCACGATGGTGTCGATCCCGTGCCCGG
Protein-coding regions in this window:
- a CDS encoding phosphate ABC transporter ATP-binding protein; translation: MSQSESGAAPVLAAGARRIGREDRRTVGSPLVADPRMTCRDVDVHYAEKHAVRGVSLDIAKNEVLALIGPSGCGKSTFIRCLNRMNDPIEGCRVTGDIRLDGADIYDRSVDVVPLRAQVGMVFQKPNPFPKSIWHNVAYGPKIHGLARDRCELDGIVERSLRRSGLWEEVKDRLGQPGTALSGGQQQRLCIARALAVEPEIILMDEPCSALDPIATAHIENLIDELRASYSIVIVTHSMQQASRVSQRTAYFHLGDLIEVGRTEIVFTNPLHPLTEDYITGRFG
- the phoU gene encoding phosphate signaling complex protein PhoU, with product MEHTVKTYEAEIRELNAAVLEMARRTKGQLETAVGVIESGDAGLAARLVSEDQGVDELEMEVDALTVRLLATRQPMATDLRMTVSVLRIAAELERIADYAAGMGKLVHCLDGETPVELIRLLRGMLDIALGMLSELVVAYQELDSGLAVAVWRRDEGIDRLYGDFLNQLQLFMSRSPDRVPSGTGLLLMGRHSERIGDHLTNIAENIYFIATGENLLRPASEP
- a CDS encoding MFS transporter encodes the protein MSQKHAAISTPVKAPAYAWVVLFALYMATLAAPLNLFKLPPVMTTIQKAFNLSMSQSGDLMSIFSIMGFVLAIPAGFILKRFGIKLTGLFAVGSVTIGAAFGAMADTARMLFVGRFIEGVGMGLIMVAAPLAISLWFPAEKRALPTGLWASSVGIGNIATLVLAPSLAVAQGWRAVWWAGAIFSAVAFVLFAILFRLPKKEEMREAPLPPPTAGEPESPSLLKGMANVNFWMISIAFGVYNLVVMAMCSFLPAFLELERGYSITFDQGFMMNASFVTAFIMLASIFSGPAGGHLSDRMGKRKGIVVACFILMTLTFLMPFTVTGWMIPVYMLLFGIVGGPVAPILLASVPEVATKPAFIGIGMSVAALGQNIGMYIGPSLFSRIQEAQGWATAGYWMIPICIVGLIAAWRIKVR
- a CDS encoding transposase, translated to MGLARSLYVKKGEEGVYHCTTRCVRQAYLCGRDRVTNRDLSHRREWIVNRLRYLAGIFAVDVCNHAVLHTHQHNVLRTRPDIVAGWTRDEVADRWLTLAPPRGKAAGAEGMDTARAFLLSWPERIEELRMRLCDLSWFMKYHNEPISRAANAEDGTRGRFWESRYECHPLLDEGAIISCMVYVDLNPIRAGIASTPEASDFTGVQERIRRMKLGMGPTGSPGLLDDGSSYLCPIASNPLRRGILNMTETEYIELVDEMGRMLHPDKRGSIPSAMRPILERVGIKPDEWVDTICSYESRFGQAVGSEPSLRSYADRIGKRWVHGVRSARKSFRS
- a CDS encoding peptide chain release factor 3; protein product: METAGVVNETEYVPGAWRQEILRRRTFAIISHPDAGKTTLTEKLLLFAGAIDRAGSVRPKKQRKAATSDWMAMEQARGISITSTVLQFEYEGRLLNLLDTPGHQDFSEDTYRTLTAVDCAVMVLDAAKGIEPQTLKLFEVCRLRRIPILTFINKMDQPSLEPVELFDSIERVLGISACPVNWPVGLGADFRGVAELESRRFIPYLRMGEYRSGEELALDSEEFVRDAGAGNVRQLKEDLELLGGVVASFNRERFLKGEQTPIFFGSALHDFGVEVFLEALVKLAPPPQARAGRQGPVDPLEAGFSAFVFKIQGNMDPNHRDNMAFLRICSGRFERDMQVYSARLGKKIRMTRMHRLFARERETLEEAFAGDVVGVVNPGMFVIGDTLSAEPGVEYGGIPSFPPEHFAVLRCLDMSRNKQFRKGIAQLAEEGVAQLYHDPEAARWEPILGAVGKLQFDVMQSRLLQEYGVTTTVDFLPYECACWPLGSAEALAQVRWPSFGFALVRDHQDRLVCLFRSRWDMEHFTPDYPEIAWSEMG
- a CDS encoding NAD-dependent epimerase/dehydratase family protein produces the protein MGTYLVTGAAGFIGSKTAERLLERGDAVVGIDNMNDYYDVRLKEERVEALTRFGAFTFRKLDIEDLGALEALAAEYRFDAVVNLAARAGVRYSMDNPFIYMSTNAMGTLNLLDLCRKRGIGKFVLASTSSLYAGQEMPFSETLAVNTPISPYAASKKAAEAMSYSYHYLYGIDVTVVRYFTVYGPSGRPDMSVYRFIKWIEEGTPLEVFGDGSQSRDFTYVDDIAEGTVRALRPLGFEVINLGGSEPHRLDEMIGLVEKYTGKKARIDHKPFHKADIMATWADTGKAERLLGWKATVGLEEGIRRSVEWWRSRK
- the rfbB gene encoding dTDP-glucose 4,6-dehydratase, which translates into the protein MSGAGSARRAPEAVLVTGGAGFIGVNFIRYLFGRGDFRGRVINYDALTYAGNPASLADIEREWGGTRYVFVKGDVADREAVDRVLAGHGIDTIVHFAAESHVDRSIVGPEAFVRTNVTGTFTLLEAARAAWGAGEGFREGVRFHHISTDEVYGSLDETGYFTEETPYDPRSPYSASKAASDHLVMACWHTYGLPVTLSNCSNNYGPYHFPEKLIPLMILNMLERRPLPVYGDGRNVRDWLYVEDHAAAVWDIVRAGRPGQKYNVGGGNEWENLRLVERLADIVAEKAGMEAEAIRATITFVRDRPGHDRRYAIDCAKIGRELGWRPSVTFEEGLARTVDWYLRNADWVREVRSGEYRRWIERNYEMREQ